The Arachis hypogaea cultivar Tifrunner chromosome 16, arahy.Tifrunner.gnm2.J5K5, whole genome shotgun sequence genome contains a region encoding:
- the LOC140180431 gene encoding pentatricopeptide repeat-containing protein At3g21470-like, translated as MQRFSLCTSTNNTLTYPSLLFSSIRNHISQGSHKCALLLYKQTSREGLYDPSVVPLLFKACVSLSILHHVKALHAESVKAGSHCDVFIGTALVGTYSKCGLLGDSRKVFDTMPDRNVVTWNAMIGGYLRAGDKESVSSMFEAMPGKTPVSWSQMIDGFARNGDTAAARRLFNKVLDEAKNVVTWTVMVDGYARNGDMEAAREIFEQMPMRNCFVWSSMICGYCKKGSVEEAGVIFERVPERNVEIWNSMIAGHVQNGFGEKALQLFEEMNGEGFEPDEFTVVSVLSACSQLGLLDAGKEIHNMIKKRGMRLSPFVVSGLVDMYAKCGDLANARLVFEASESIEKNIICWNAMISGFAINGKFHEVLECFGRLEESNIKPDSITCLIVLSACAHGGLVNEALEVAAKMERYGIEIGIRHYGCIVDLLGRAGRLKKAYDLIMRMPMKPNEAVFGALLGACRIHSDVQMAEQVMKLIGASTVSSSDSLNVLLFKSRQ; from the coding sequence ATGCAAAGGTTTAGCCTTTGCACAAGTACTAACAATACATTAACGTACCCATCGCTCTTGTTTTCTTCCATAAGGAACCACATTAGTCAAGGTTCTCATAAATGTGCTCTTCTTCTGTATAAACAAACTAGCCGCGAAGGTCTATATGATCCCAGCGTTGTCCCTTTGTTGTTCAAGGCTtgtgtttctctttcaattcttcacCACGTTAAGGCCTTGCATGCCGAGTCCGTTAAAGCTGGTTCACATTGTGATGTGTTCATTGGAACAGCATTGGTTGGAACTTATTCAAAATGTGGTCTCCTTGGGGACTCCCGCAAGGTGTTTGATACAATGCCTGACAGAAATGTTGTCACTTGGAATGCAATGATTGGTGGGTACTTGAGAGCTGGGGACAAAGAATCTGTCTCCTCAATGTTTGAGGCGATGCCGGGGAAGACTCCGGTGTCCTGGAGCCAGATGATTGACGGGTTTGCAAGGAACGGGGATACTGCTGCTGCTAGGAGGTTGTTTAATAAGGTTCTGGACGAGGCGAAGAACGTAGTGACGTGGACTGTGATGGTTGATGGGTATGCTAGGAATGGGGATATGGAAGCTGCCAGGGAGATCTTTGAACAGATGCCAATGAGGAACTGCTTTGTGTGGTCATCTATGATTTGTGGTTATTGCAAGAAGGGCAGTGTCGAGGAGGCTGGGGTGATTTTCGAGCGCGTTCCAGAACGCAACGTGGAGATTTGGAATTCAATGATTGCTGGGCATGTCCAGAATGGATTTGGTGAAAAAGCACTGCAGCTTTTTGAGGAAATGAATGGTGAAGGGTTTGAACCAGATGAATTCACTGTTGTTAGTGTTTTATCTGCATGTTCTCAGCTGGGACTCTTGGATGCCGGTAAGGAAATCCATAACATGATAAAGAAGAGAGGGATGAGGTTGAGTCCCTTTGTTGTGAGTGGATTGGTTGACATGTATGCAAAATGTGGGGACCTGGCCAATGCAAGGTTGGTATTTGAAGCATCAGAGTCCATTGAGAAGAACATCATCTGCTGGAACGCAATGATTTCAGGCTTTGCCATCAATGGAAAATTCCATGAAGTCCTTGAGTGTTTTGGCAGATTGGAGGAATCAAATATAAAGCCTGATTCAATCACCTGTCTCATTGTGCTCTCTGCTTGTGCTCATGGTGGTTTGGTAAATGAGGCTTTGGAAGTAGCAGCTAAAATGGAAAGATATGGAATTGAAATAGGAATCAGACATTATGGATGCATAGTTGACCTATTGGGAAGAGCAGGGAGGTTAAAAAAGGCTTATGACTTGATAATGAGAATGCCAATGAAACCGAATGAAGCTGTTTTTGGGGCACTGCTTGGTGCATGCCGGATTCATTCAGACGTGCAAATGGCAGAACAAGTAATGAAGTTAATCGGTGCCAGCACTGTTTCAAGTTCTGATTCTCTCAATGTGCTTCTGTTCAAGAGTAGGCAATAG
- the LOC140179768 gene encoding gamma carbonic anhydrase 1, mitochondrial-like, whose amino-acid sequence MGTLGRAIYTVGFWIRETGQAIDRLGSRFQGKYYFQEQLSRHRTLMNIFDKTPLVDKDAFVAPSASVIGDVKIGGGSSIWYGCVLRGDVNSISVGSGTNIQDNSLVHVAKSNLSGKVLPTIIGDKVTVGHSAVLHGCVVEDEAFVGMGATLLDGVVVEKHAMVAAGSLVRQNSKVPSGEIWAGNPAKFLRKLTDEEIAFISQSATNYTNLAQVHAAENVKSFDEIEFEKGLRKKYARKDEEYDSMLGVVREIPPELILPDNILPKQQEKSLKI is encoded by the exons ATGGGAACCCTTGGGAGAGCCATATACACTGTTGGATTCTGGATTCGAGAAACCGGTCAAGCAATTGATCGCCTCGGTTCCCGTTTTCAAGGGAAATATTACTTCCAAGAGCAGC TGTCTAGGCATCGAACTCTGATGAACATATTTGACAAGACTCCTCTGGTTGATAAGGATGCATTTGTTGCCCCAAGTGCTTCCGTCATCGGTGATGTTAAAATTGGAGGTGGATCATCAATTTGGTATGGATGTGTCTTGAGAG GTGACGTGAACAGCATCAGTGTTGGTAGCGGAACCAACATACAGGACAACTCCTTAGTGCATGTTGCGAAGTCAAATTTAAGTGGAAAGGTGTTGCCTACTATTATTGGAGACAAAGTTACTGTAG GTCATAGTGCTGTTCTACATGGTTGCGTCGTTGAGGATGAGGCTTTTGTTGGTATGGGTGCAACACTACTTGACGGTGTTGTTGTTGAGAAACATGCAATGGTTGCTGCTGGATCCCTTGTGAGACAGAATTCAAAGGTTCCAAGTGGAGAG ATATGGGCAGGCAATCCAGCAAAGTTCCTGAGGAAGCTCACTGATGAAGAGATAGCTTTTATCTCCCAGTCAGCCACCAACTATACTAACCTCGCTCAGGTGCACGCAGCAGAAAATGTGAAATCATTTGATGAAATCGAGTTTGAGAAGGGGTTACGAAAGAAGTATGCACGTAAGGACGAGGAGTATGACTCAATGCTCGGTGTTGTCCGTGAGATTCCTCCAGAGCTTATTCTTCCAGATAATATCCTACCGAAACAACAAGAAAAGTCTCTTAAAATTTGA